The Stieleria maiorica genome includes the window TTAGTTTAATTCCGGCTCGGGTGTCGACCGCCTATTTCCGCAGGTACTCGCTTCGCTCGACGGCGAACTTGTGGATCGACATTTGCTCTCCGCCGTCATCGGTGCCGGTTGCCGCGACGAAGGCGTCGTAGGTGTCCAACTTTCGCGTGTCCGCTTTGACCAGCGGGTCGATCAAGTCGCGATAGTCGTTGACGACAGGTCCGAGCTTCGACCACGACAATGATTCCTCGACGATTTGGTCGACGTACTGCAAGTAACGTTCACGCAAATGAGGGATCGCCAGCAAGCGGCTTCGCAGCGGCATGCGATCGTTGTCCAGGCCGACCAGCGGATCCAGATCGACGCTGCCGTGTCCCGGTCCACGGCCACCCGGTCCACGGCCACCCGGTCCACGGCCACCCGGTCCACGTCCACCGGGGCCGCGTCCTTCCGGTCCGCCGCCTTCGGGGCCACGGCGACGTTGGTCGCGTGGTTCGCCGTCAGCGACCGGCGGACGATCAGCGGGCGGAGGCCCGAAGTCAAAGCCGCCGAATCCGAATCCGCCAAAGCCTCCCCTGCGTTCACCGCCTGGTCCGCCGGGACCTCCCGGCCCACGGCCTTCTGGCCCACCCGGCCCTCGGGCACCCGGCCCGCCGGGACCATGGCCGGCCAACGCGAACGCTTCGTTCATGTCGTGGGGCATCACGTGGAACTTGCCGTCTTTGTCGCGGAACAAGTTGTAGTCACTCGCCCGCGTCCAGTAGCCGTCGCTGTTGGCCAGCACGACATCCAAGGCCAGGAACTTGAGCGTGCCGTCGATGTCCAGGATCGGTTCGAGTGCGGATTCGAGCTGATCGAGCGGCGTTTCGTTGAGCGTCTTGCACAGTTCGATCAGCGCCAACCACTGTTTCTTGCCGTCGTCGGACTTCATTTCGAACCGTGCCTTGTAGTCTTCCAGGTCGTCGCCCAAGTAGCGGAGTCCGCCGTCGCCGGCGGGGCTGCCGCTGACCTTCCAGCGAGTTCCCTTGGCGCCGTCAAAGTTCTCTGCGATGAATTGTTTGTCGAATTGCTGGACGCTGTTGTACAGCCCCCAACTTTCTCCGTTGACGACCACGTGCACGAAGTTGGCTTTGGGGGCGGGGATGTATTGGCGTGCGATGTGCGAATACAGCACCGAACTCATCATCGACGGATCGCCGTGGCAATTCAGCAGATTCAACGTTTTGTAGCCGTCGATCCGCTGATCCTCATCGGCCATGTCCATTGAAATGTTGAAGGAGCGTTTGCTGCCGCGGGGAACATGTCCGTAGGAGGATGCGCCGCGGAAGTGAACGCCGACGTTCGGATAACGTTTGCCGTCGACCAGCATCTGCGCGGGGACGTCGACATCGGTTTCCTTGAACGCTTCCAATTCCTCCTCCCAATCCTTGTCTTCAAACTCCAAGAAGATTGTTCGCAGCACGCCGGTGTCGTACAACGGTTTGTCGCTGTAGGAAGCGACGGAATCCGCTGTGACCGTCGGGCCCGGTGTACCGGGTTGCATGTTGCCGCCGCGACCTCCGGGGCCTCGTCGACCGGGTCCACCAAAGCCGGGTCCGCCCCCCGGACCTCTACGACGCCCGAATCCGCCGCGATCGTCCGATTCGAGGGCCTTGCGAGCGACGGCGCGTTCGCTTTGATTCAGCCAGCCGTCACCGTCGCTGTCATGTTCCTCGACCAGCTTGCGTTTTTCACGGTTCGGGCCGCCGGGGCCGCCAGGTCCTCCAAAGCCGGGCGGTCCGCCAAAGCCACCGGGGCCGCCGAAGCCGAACGAGCCCGGGGGTTGTGAGAAGACGAGCCCGCCGACCAGCATCCCGGTCGAGGTGATCACCAGCGCGGTGAGCGTGAGTTTTTTCATGGAAGACTCCTGAGTTGGTTTTGGGAGAAGGTGAGAGGTTTCGAAGGACAAGATCAACTCTGACGCAGTTCGACGCTTTGCACGCCTTCGATCAGGTTCAATTGGTTGATCAGATCGGTCGGTGCGAAGTCGGGTTGCAAGCAGACCTGATAGGTCAAATCAATCGATGCGCCTTGCTTGCTCGTTGCCCCGGCGGAAAGTTGCACATGGCGGAGCGCCTGAGCAAACACGTCTTTGAACACGACGTCGGGGTCACGTCCGGCGCCGAGTCGGATTTGCAGTTTCGCTCCTCGGTCAAAGGACGGTCCGTTTGAACCTTTGGGGCGAAACAGGAACGCAGCCATTCCGGTAACCGCCATGCCGACGACCGCGACGGTCATCTGATCCGCACCGACCGCCATCCCGGTCAAAACAGCGAAGATGACGAAGGTGATGTCTTGGGTGTCCTCCACGACCGTGCGGAAACGGACGATCGACAGGGCGCCGACCAGGCCGAACGCCCAAGCCACGTTCTGACCGATCACCAGTGGCAACATCGCACACAGGATGGCCAGCAAGACCAATGTCGCCGGGAACGTGGGCATGAACTGCTCGCGCGGTCGCACGGCCCAGTAGATCCCAGCGATCACACATCCGCATAAGAACGCCGCACCCAACCGCAACGCCATCTGCAGCGCGTCGCTGTCACCCGGCGTGCCCATCCATGCGGTGGTGTCGATCGGATCGGTTAGCCAACTTGGCATGTCGTTACCTCTCGGCCGGAGCCGAACAAAGTGCTTGTCGTTTTGGTTGAATTCAGGGGATCGGCAATCGTGGCGTCGGCTTGCGTGGCGTCGATCGAAGCCTTCGCGAGTGCCGCGTTGGCGAGGTCAAACAAGACCGTCGGTTGCTCGGGCAACAACGCGAACTCATAAACCAGCGTTTTGAAAGTTGCTGGCAATGAAACGGCGAAATTCATCCGCACCAAAATCGTCGGCACGCAAGCGGTTTGGCGGTTCGACGGCGTCTGGATCCGGCTGGCATGAAGCTCGCGATCGATCGTCAGCCGAATCTCGCCGTCCAGTGTTCGGTGTTTCCAGGTGGTTCGATCGAAACAGGTTTCTAGCGAAGGGACCAAGTCGTGCTTGAGCTGTTTTTTGTGAAACCATTTACCCCGCCACGCCGGATCGATGTTCGACGCATCCAGGCACACCAATTCGTTGGACGGCACCGTGGTTTGACGCAGTGAACGCAGCTCGCCATCCCAGCTGACATGTTCCAGGGACACGTCCCAGCAACGGTCGACCCGCCGCACGCGGAGCTGTCGTCGGCGAGAAAGTTTCGCCTTGGCCCGCTGTGTGCCCTCGGCCGGTTCGTAGTAGCAGTCCGAGACGTGTTGGCGGTGCGTGCCGGCCGGCATCTGACGTGATGCGGAATCGGCCAACGCGTCGGCGGTTGGGCGATCCAGGGCAAAGACCCACTGGAACTGAGGTGTGGATTTCAAGGCGGTTCCTCGCAAGAGCATTCCGTTTCTTCGAGCCTTTCGCTCGGTCAGGACGTCATGCGTGCCGCAGGCCGACAGTGGGCCAAAAAAATTCGTACATTTCTCGAGGACAGATTTGGCAAGCCGCCGCTCCGCGTCGTAGCGGAAGCCGCCAAGGCTTTCGGTCCGCTGTGCGGCGTCACCGCGTCGGTGCGAAACTCTTGGCGAGTTCCGCTACCCGAGAACCTTGCTGCGAGAGACCAACTTACAGTTGCAACAGATCTCGCGCCGTTTTTTGGGCCGCGACAAGCCGTGGATCCAATTCCGCGTCGGTCCCCAACACCTCGCGTGTGGCTTCGCGGTGCAAGATGATCATTTCCAGCAAATCGATCCAGGGCCTGCGCCGGTCGGGTGACTCGATCGCTTCACTGATCGCCTTGTCCAGCGCGTTGTCCGCCCGCCGCATCTCCGCGGTGGCTTGTTCGGTTTCCCCGGTCCGATGCAGTGCGATCGCGCGCAGCGAATGCACCATGTCGCCGCTGGGGCCGCGCGAATTCGACGCCGCATCCAGGTGCTCCAACGCTTTTTGTTCTTCGCCGGCGCGGAGGCTGGCCCACGCCGCGACGTACTGCATCACGCTCTGCGGTACGCGATCTTCGAACGACGGACGTCGCGGCCCACCACCTGGCTCGGGACCGGAGAATCCAGGACCAGCCGGCGGTGGCTCACCCGGTTCGGGGCGATTGAAATCGAACCCATCTGGTCCGGGAGGCCTGGGGCCGCGGTCAGTCCCGTCGCGTCGGAAGTCGCGATCGCGATTCGGGCGTCCCCAGGAGCCTGGTCCCCACGGCCCCCCGGGCGGTCCGGCGGAGCGTGCGAGCATCGATTCGATTTCCGCTGCCAACTGTCGTGCGTCGGGCACATCGGCCGGGGAGATCAGGCAGGCGCGAATCGAATGGAAGTTCAGCGGCGGAGGGTTGTCGGTGGGCGGTTCCATCAGCCGCGAATAGATCGCTCGGTAGTCGTCCGTCCGGTCGCCCAAGTGAAAGATCGCCGCGGCTCCCTCCCACTGGCGGCTATCGATCGGAGCCTCCAAACGCATCGCGGCGGCAAAGTCGTCGGCCGCTTCGTCCCACAAATGCAACCGTCCCCGCAGCGCCGCCCGCTGCACCCAAACCAGATAGTAGTTGGGCACCAAGTCGACCGCTTCGCTGTAGGCCGCATCGGCGGCGGCATACTGCTGTGAATCTTCGTACGACCGGGCGTTGCCGAGCAAGACGTTCGCCGTCTTGAGCCGTTCGGTAAAACTTTCCACCTCCTGACGCGCGTTGATCGCATCCCGCAGCGCGATCTCTTTTTCGTTGCGTTCGGCGATCGCGACCGAAGCCTGGTACAGGCTGACGGCGGTGCCGACGACCAGGGCGGCGGCGACCAAGGAACCAGTCAATAACGCCGCGCGGTTGCGTGCGGCGAACTTGCGAAGCCGATAGCCTCGCGAAGGCGGGCGCGCTTCGATCGGCTCTTCCGACAAGAAACGCCTGACATCGGCGCTCATCGCCGCCGCCGATTCGTACCTCCGATTGCGATCCTTCTCCATCGCCTTCATCACGATCCAGTCCAGGTCGCTGGGGATCGATTCACGTCGGGCGGCCGCCTTGAGAGCCTGGGGCTCGGACTCGCGCGGCGCGGTTACGGTCGGTGAATTCAGCGACTGGATCGTGGTCAACCGGGTGCTGGGTTTGGGCGGATCCTCTTCGCGAATGATCCGCCGCATTTCGTCATAGCCTGCCGAATCGAGTCGCTTGCGATCAAACGGCGTCGTGCCGGTCAGCAATTCGTACAACAACACGCCCAGGGAATAGATGTCGCTGCGGGTGTCCACGTCCAACCCGCTCATCGCCGCTTGCTCGGGACTCATGTACAGCGGTGTTCCGATCATCGAATAGAATCGCGTGTAGATCGTCGCGTCGGTCAGGCTTTGTCCCATGGCTTTGGCCACCCCAAAGTCGATCACCTTCACGACCGGTTTGTCATCGTGCAGGGTGACCATCACGTTGGATGGTTTCAGGTCGCGATGGACGACGCCTTTCTGGTGCGCGTGGTGAGTCGCGGCGCAAACGTCTTGAAACAACTGCAATCGATCGCGCAAGGAAAGTCCGTGGCGGTCACAAAAGTCCGTGACCGGCTCGCCGCGAACCAACTCCATCACGAAATACGGCCGCGCGTCCTTGGTCACGCCCGCATCGAACACACGCGCGATGTTGGGATGATCCATCATCGCCACGGCTTGGCGTTCGGCGTCAAAGCGAGCCAACACCTCCTGCGAACCGGTTCCGGGCTTGATGATCTTTAAGGCCACTTTGCGCCGAACGGGTTTTTCTTGCTGGGCGACAAACACCAGACCGAATCCGCCTTCGCCGATCTGCTCCATCAATCGATACACGCCGATCGTCATGCCGATGTGCTCGGAGGGTCCGGCCAAATCGGCGACCAGCGTCGGGTCCAGCGGACTGGTCAGCGGACTCTGATCCAGCGGATTGGCGGGCCGCTCGTGGGCGGCCAACAGCGATTCCACCGACGCACGCAACTCCGCATCGTCACCGCAAACCGACGCCAAGTAGGCTTCGCGTTGATCCGCGGTTTCCTGGTCCAGGGCTTCCAGGAAAACGGTGCGTGGGCTCGGGTGACTCATGGATTTCTTGTGCCGATCGGTGATGGGGGTGGAAAACAGTTCGTCCGGCGGTTCATGCGTGATCGGCAGTAAGACCGGGCCAAATTTATTCCTCGGCGTCCATGGCGCGGCGGAGCCAAGCTCGTGCGTAGGTCCAATGTCGCTTGACGGTCCTGGCCGAGACGCCCAGCACGTCGGCGGTTTCTTCGATCGTCAGCCCCGTGAAATAGCGAAGCTGGACCAGTTTTGCCAGTTCCGCGTCCTCGGCGGCAAGTTTGGTCAGGGCGTCGTCGAGCGACAACAGGGTGGCGTCGTCCTGGTGGTCCAGAATCGCGTCGTCCTCGGTGAACTCGCAACGCTGCATCCCACCGCCACGCTTTTGAGCATTCCGTCGGCGGGCGCTTTCGACCAGGATGCGGCGCATCGATTCGGCCGCGGCGGCAAAGAAGTGCCCGCGACCATCCCACTTGTGTGGATCATCGCCGTCGGCCTCTCCGCTGACCAACCGCACAAACGCCTCGTGGACCAGCGCAGTGGGCTGCAGCGTGTGCCCCTGTTTCTCCTGCGCCATCTTGTTGGATGCCAACCGGCGCAGCTCTTCATAGACCAGCGGCAACAACTGGCTGGCCGCATGCTGGTCCCCGTTCTCGATCTGGTGCAGAATTTGACTGACTTCGCTTTTTACCATTCCAGCATTCTAGCGATGATCTACCGCCTGCGGGCGGCTCGTCCGAACATGGCGAACACGCGGTCCACCCGTCGAACGTGCCGAGGCGGGTGCCGCTGTCGGCGGAATCGATCGGCGTCGTCGTCGGCTCGATCGGCCAGTCGCTGTTCCCGCAGGGCTTCCAACTCCTCAAACGACACGCCGCCGTCCTCGTCGACATCGGCCGCGGAAATCCGCATCCAGAATCGCTCCGAGACTTCGCTTTCGGTCAACAGGCCGTCGGCATCGGTGTCTCGTTCGTCAAACGCTTCTTGGCGCGCGGCCGTCAAGGCGGTCTCAAGTTCCGCCAGCGTGACCAAGCCGTCGGCATCGGTATCCGCTTCGATGTCGACGAACTTGTCCCACAACCGCTCGGGCACCTCGTCTTGCGACAACGCGGCGTCATCGTCGGTGTCGAATCGTGTGATCAGCGTCTCGGCGTCTTTGCCGAACCGCCCGACGTTGACGACGAAGTGGTGATGGCGGAAGCCGCGCTCCGCGTCATCGCCGCTGTCGTCCGTCACTCCCCCGTCATCAATGGTCTCTTCGTCGGTGGTTTCTTCGTCCGTGTCAACCGAGTCATCCACTTTGTCGCTCGTCTCATCGTCGACTTCGGCGGTCAGGGGCGTTTCCTCGTCGGCCGCAGCATACAACTGCTGGATCGCTGCGGCGTCGCTGGCTTCGAGCGTGGTGAACACTTGGCCGGCCGAGACGAACGGTTCCAGCACGCTGTCTTCGATATCGGAATGATCCAGGCCCAGCGCGTGGCCGATCTCGTGGACGGCGACGTAGACGAGATCGAACGCTTGATTGCCGAGCGAATTGCCGACTTCCCAGGCGTCGGAAATGTCAAATTGGATATCGCCGGCGATCCGCGCCGGGTTCACGTC containing:
- a CDS encoding CotH kinase family protein, whose protein sequence is MKKLTLTALVITSTGMLVGGLVFSQPPGSFGFGGPGGFGGPPGFGGPGGPGGPNREKRKLVEEHDSDGDGWLNQSERAVARKALESDDRGGFGRRRGPGGGPGFGGPGRRGPGGRGGNMQPGTPGPTVTADSVASYSDKPLYDTGVLRTIFLEFEDKDWEEELEAFKETDVDVPAQMLVDGKRYPNVGVHFRGASSYGHVPRGSKRSFNISMDMADEDQRIDGYKTLNLLNCHGDPSMMSSVLYSHIARQYIPAPKANFVHVVVNGESWGLYNSVQQFDKQFIAENFDGAKGTRWKVSGSPAGDGGLRYLGDDLEDYKARFEMKSDDGKKQWLALIELCKTLNETPLDQLESALEPILDIDGTLKFLALDVVLANSDGYWTRASDYNLFRDKDGKFHVMPHDMNEAFALAGHGPGGPGARGPGGPEGRGPGGPGGPGGERRGGFGGFGFGGFDFGPPPADRPPVADGEPRDQRRRGPEGGGPEGRGPGGRGPGGRGPGGRGPGGRGPGHGSVDLDPLVGLDNDRMPLRSRLLAIPHLRERYLQYVDQIVEESLSWSKLGPVVNDYRDLIDPLVKADTRKLDTYDAFVAATGTDDGGEQMSIHKFAVERSEYLRK
- a CDS encoding DUF4956 domain-containing protein, which produces MPSWLTDPIDTTAWMGTPGDSDALQMALRLGAAFLCGCVIAGIYWAVRPREQFMPTFPATLVLLAILCAMLPLVIGQNVAWAFGLVGALSIVRFRTVVEDTQDITFVIFAVLTGMAVGADQMTVAVVGMAVTGMAAFLFRPKGSNGPSFDRGAKLQIRLGAGRDPDVVFKDVFAQALRHVQLSAGATSKQGASIDLTYQVCLQPDFAPTDLINQLNLIEGVQSVELRQS
- a CDS encoding CYTH domain-containing protein — protein: MKSTPQFQWVFALDRPTADALADSASRQMPAGTHRQHVSDCYYEPAEGTQRAKAKLSRRRQLRVRRVDRCWDVSLEHVSWDGELRSLRQTTVPSNELVCLDASNIDPAWRGKWFHKKQLKHDLVPSLETCFDRTTWKHRTLDGEIRLTIDRELHASRIQTPSNRQTACVPTILVRMNFAVSLPATFKTLVYEFALLPEQPTVLFDLANAALAKASIDATQADATIADPLNSTKTTSTLFGSGREVTTCQVG
- a CDS encoding serine/threonine-protein kinase — translated: MSHPSPRTVFLEALDQETADQREAYLASVCGDDAELRASVESLLAAHERPANPLDQSPLTSPLDPTLVADLAGPSEHIGMTIGVYRLMEQIGEGGFGLVFVAQQEKPVRRKVALKIIKPGTGSQEVLARFDAERQAVAMMDHPNIARVFDAGVTKDARPYFVMELVRGEPVTDFCDRHGLSLRDRLQLFQDVCAATHHAHQKGVVHRDLKPSNVMVTLHDDKPVVKVIDFGVAKAMGQSLTDATIYTRFYSMIGTPLYMSPEQAAMSGLDVDTRSDIYSLGVLLYELLTGTTPFDRKRLDSAGYDEMRRIIREEDPPKPSTRLTTIQSLNSPTVTAPRESEPQALKAAARRESIPSDLDWIVMKAMEKDRNRRYESAAAMSADVRRFLSEEPIEARPPSRGYRLRKFAARNRAALLTGSLVAAALVVGTAVSLYQASVAIAERNEKEIALRDAINARQEVESFTERLKTANVLLGNARSYEDSQQYAAADAAYSEAVDLVPNYYLVWVQRAALRGRLHLWDEAADDFAAAMRLEAPIDSRQWEGAAAIFHLGDRTDDYRAIYSRLMEPPTDNPPPLNFHSIRACLISPADVPDARQLAAEIESMLARSAGPPGGPWGPGSWGRPNRDRDFRRDGTDRGPRPPGPDGFDFNRPEPGEPPPAGPGFSGPEPGGGPRRPSFEDRVPQSVMQYVAAWASLRAGEEQKALEHLDAASNSRGPSGDMVHSLRAIALHRTGETEQATAEMRRADNALDKAISEAIESPDRRRPWIDLLEMIILHREATREVLGTDAELDPRLVAAQKTARDLLQL
- a CDS encoding ECF-type sigma factor, whose amino-acid sequence is MVKSEVSQILHQIENGDQHAASQLLPLVYEELRRLASNKMAQEKQGHTLQPTALVHEAFVRLVSGEADGDDPHKWDGRGHFFAAAAESMRRILVESARRRNAQKRGGGMQRCEFTEDDAILDHQDDATLLSLDDALTKLAAEDAELAKLVQLRYFTGLTIEETADVLGVSARTVKRHWTYARAWLRRAMDAEE
- a CDS encoding matrixin family metalloprotease; the protein is MPESRFLQRHRLRKQPRQRRQLSVQSLEPRRVLAASLGWDGPGLGSAELTYYIANSPDSLSQAETDAAIETALDAWASVADLTFTRTEQAGLRDSIDISFTNIDGVGGTLAQAYFPDDVNPARIAGDIQFDISDAWEVGNSLGNQAFDLVYVAVHEIGHALGLDHSDIEDSVLEPFVSAGQVFTTLEASDAAAIQQLYAAADEETPLTAEVDDETSDKVDDSVDTDEETTDEETIDDGGVTDDSGDDAERGFRHHHFVVNVGRFGKDAETLITRFDTDDDAALSQDEVPERLWDKFVDIEADTDADGLVTLAELETALTAARQEAFDERDTDADGLLTESEVSERFWMRISAADVDEDGGVSFEELEALREQRLADRADDDADRFRRQRHPPRHVRRVDRVFAMFGRAARRR